The nucleotide window AAAAAGAAATTAATGCGAAGGATCTGGAAACAGAAAAAGTAAGAAAAGAATATCAGTCGAGAATGGAAGACTTGGAAAAAAAGTTTAAGAAAGAAAAAGAATTATTAGAGCAATATCTAAAAACAGCAAAAGATGAGTCTGATAAATTAAGAAAAGAAATGGCAATAAAAAATATGTTATCCGGTTTGTGAGAAAGGAATAATGTCTGAAGTATATGATGTTTTAATAATAGGTGCTGGTCCTGCCGGGCTTACTGCCGGTATTTATCTGGCAAGAAGCTGTCTGAAAATCATAATATTGGAAAAAATATCTCCCGGTGGAATGGCTTTAATAATAGATAATCTTGAGAATTATCCGGGGTTTCCGGAGGGGATTGCAGGATATGACCTTGCCTCAAAAATGGAAGCTCAAGCCAGAAAGTTTGGAACAAACATAATTCCAGAAGAAGTTTTAAACATATCTGGCTGCGGTGGTGATTTTTCAGTTAAAGGCAGCGAAAAAATATACAAGGCGAGATCGGTTCTTGTATCAACTGGTTCAAGATATGAGAAATTAAGAATACCCGGAGAGGAAGAGCTGACAGGAAAAGGAGTGTCTTATTGCGCAACTTGTGACGGAGCTTTTTTCCGTAACCGGAAGGTAGCTGTTGTAGGTGGGGGGAATTCAGCATTACAAGAAGCGCTGTATCTGAGCCGTATTGCTTCTGAAGTATTTTTAATACACAGACGTGACGCATATCGCGGTTCAAAACTTCTTCAAAAAAGAATTTCCGAGAATACAAAGATTAAACCTGTTCTTGATTCGATAGTAACCGAAATTCGAGGTAAAGATACGGTTGAGTCAATTGTTGTTAAAAATGTCAAAACGGAAAAAGAATCAAAAATAGGGGTGGAAGGTGTATTTGTTGCCGTAGGACAAAAGCCAAACACCGCTTTCTGCAAAAATTTATTAAAAATGGATGAGAAAGGTCATATTATTACGGCTGAAAGATCACTTCAAACCTCGGTAGAGGGTGTTTTTGTTGCAGGAGATTGCAGGGTTTCAGATCTTCGTCAGGTGGCCACAGCTGTGGGTGATGGTGCTTTAGTTTCTGAAAGTATAGACAAATACCTGCAAGGAAAGCAGTAAGTGAAGCAAGAGAAGCAGTTAAAGACATATTAAAAATATCTAGGGGAGTTGAGCAAAGGTATATATATAACCATAAATCCTTTGCGAAATACGCCTAGGCGGAGGATAATATGATAAAAGCAATAAATTTTTGGTCATTTCCAGGAGGGCTTGAAGGAACGAAAAATGTAAACCAGGCAATTAAAGAGGCTCGGATTCTTGGATATGAAGGAATAGAGCTTTCTTTTGGAGATGCCGGAACTTTGTCCCCGTCTACAACAGGTCAAGAAATTTCAGATATACTTAAAACTGCAAAAGTTGAGAAAATAAAAATAAGTTCACTTTGTGCGGGTTTTTACTGGGGGTACAATTTTGCCTCTTCAAAAGCTGAGGAACGGAAAAAAGCGGTTGAAATGACAAAAAAATATATTGATACAGCCGAAGCACTCGGAGTTGATAAAATACTTGTAATACCAGGAGCTGTTGATGTTTTTTTTAATCCGGCAGCCGAGATAATATCTTATGATGATGTTTATTCAAGATGTGTTACCGCTTTAGAGCAGTTGGTACCTTATGCTGAAAAGAAAAAAGTAGCGATAGGTATTGAAAATGTATGGAACAGGTTCCTTTCCATGAGTGTTATAGAAATGAAAAACTTTGTCGATCATTTTAACAGTAAATACCTTGGTGTCTACTTTGACGTGGGAAACATTATACCTTTTGGTTATGCTGAGCAGTGGATAAGAATACTGGGCACGCGAATTAAAGCAGTGCATTTTAAAGACTTTAGAAGAGAATCCGGTAATGGTGGCATGACCGGCTTTGTTGATCTTCTAT belongs to Candidatus Firestonebacteria bacterium RIFOXYD2_FULL_39_29 and includes:
- a CDS encoding thioredoxin-disulfide reductase, coding for MSEVYDVLIIGAGPAGLTAGIYLARSCLKIIILEKISPGGMALIIDNLENYPGFPEGIAGYDLASKMEAQARKFGTNIIPEEVLNISGCGGDFSVKGSEKIYKARSVLVSTGSRYEKLRIPGEEELTGKGVSYCATCDGAFFRNRKVAVVGGGNSALQEALYLSRIASEVFLIHRRDAYRGSKLLQKRISENTKIKPVLDSIVTEIRGKDTVESIVVKNVKTEKESKIGVEGVFVAVGQKPNTAFCKNLLKMDEKGHIITAERSLQTSVEGVFVAGDCRVSDLRQVATAVGDGALVSESIDKYLQGKQ